aagttactcccttgtacatggtacttggttaattaattgcaactgattgaaccaaatgataagacatagcttggtttaaaatttggtctcccagtgaagctggtttggcattgactaggagaccaaatctggccactgggagaccatttggtctcccagtaactatgttaaaaaatgctctgagaaACGCTAGTGTTTGGTACTCTGTTGATTTTTGTTAGCTCATGCTGTTTGGCTGAAGGGGTTCTTGTCCATGCACGCGCCTCCGAATTGTGACGTCATTACGGCACTTATAAACCGACGCCGCGAGCGCGTTTTCCTGCACACTGAAGTTCGCGAGGAAGCGACGCGTGCGCACTGAGAAACCCAGCAGAAATGAGATCGGCACGCGCGCACTGCCTTTTCATCTTCTTTGGACTCGTTGCCTTGAGCGGAGTGCGGGTGGGAAAATGCGCGCCCCCGACCTGCTACTCGCGCGCTCTCCAACTCAGTAAGGAGATCATGGACTTGTTGGAGAAAACGCACAGGTCTCCACGCacggtgagacacacacacacacacacacacacacacactctctctctctctctctctctctttgctttTCACTTCTCACACTCCTGCTATTTACATTTTGTGTTTACAGAAGGACTGCGCTCAGATTTTCCCAAAAATGTTTCTGGATGTTCACGTGAGTCATTACGTCATTTtaaatatgtgtgtatatgtatattttatttactactactaataatgatcataaaaataatatgatcaatggtgtagtggttagcactgtcacctcacagcaagaaggtcctgggttcgagcccagcagccagcgagggcctttctgtgcagagtttgtatgttctccccgtgtctgcgtgggtttcctccgggtgctccggtttccccgacagtccaaagacatacaggttaggctaattggtggatctaaattgaccgtgagtgtgaatggttgttcgtctctatgtgtcagccctgcgatgacctgacgacttgtccagggtgtcccccgcccctcgatggataggctccagcttgcctgtgaccctgtagaacaggatcagtggctacaggtaatggatggatgtcagaAATAGTCAATTTCTGTCCCTCGAGTCACAATGTACCCCCCCAagggctcattattagacctcagGGAAACTATGTGTCCCTTTTTATGGCCCAAAAGGTCCATATATGTTCCTAAACCTTATATATAAAGGcctggtcccactgcacttacggatgcaaagaggatgtaaaacgtaaaaaaatctttgccatccgttggaaaacgctatgcatccattgtgtactcattgcatacgtgcttcatacgctctatccatcgagcatccgtccactgtgatttcatccgcgcaaaaagttttgagctgcacaaaacttttagaacggatgaactttccgccgtgtacgatgtaaatccgcgacatatacgagcaacaaacgttctatgtccgttatcatccgttaaacgtctgctgtatcctctctgcatcctctgggcatcctcacaactcacatccgctgcagctgaaaacggaaagagggaggaaagataaggtacatgaaacgtctattcatcgttagtagcacggaaatagaaaggatgtaagcgtatgcatctcgtatataaagtattcaaaacggacaaagcgtttatatctgggatgtatctcgtatatttaggatgtctggagtatgtctagagtatgtagaaggacacctagcggacaatcgatattttgtataaaaagggggagaaaatcatctggatctctcgatgtagccgccagcacgtctttccgctttatgctgacggcgtgcgtgctgcatccctttatatccgcggagcagacgcaatgcataccccccgcatgcgcagtgaatggtctgcatccgatatacatccgcgcaacatcccctttgtttccgttaggcgtacgtgatgcatccccttcatccgctatgcatccactctttctgctatgcgtccgcttctcagttatcaccggtaaccccttcggagctgtcatccacttccatccgctttcatccgctaggcttcctatgaacatgcgtttaacatccccgctatatactacccacgtccgttcttttccgttctgttttcacaaattttcgccaattttgtcagtttctggagcggatgaaaacggatagagccacccctgaaattttgctcgtccgctgtgtactttttgcatacgttttgtgtccatcggccagtgggaccgggccttacaaAGCAGAGGCGGCGGCAGGAAGTTTTGGACGGGGGGGGATATGTCGTGCGCCAAAGGCGTGCCAAATCTAGTGGGGTCCAGGGGCATGTATATGAAACAGAACTAATGATACTATTGTTGCATATTTTTTCAAATCAGAACTGTGTGATATTGGTGTATTGAAGCATGTATGAATGACATATGGAGCTGTATCGGTAAATTGTAAAAACTACATTCCCTTAGTTTTCTTATgggcctgccccccccccccccccccccccccaaaaaaaaaaaaaaaaaaacgcgagaaaatttgtcctcattgtccttgttgaattaaagagctAATAGATTTATATACCTGCTCTGCTACGTGGTATAAAGCAAGAGCAtgaataactgtctttccttTTGTCTTCAGTGCGAGTAAACAGTAATTCATTTCTTGGTTTGTGAAATTTGACTGGGGATGTTAAAAAAATttatactgaaaacttacctCATTATCATCAAGCAGCTTGGGTGCCTTTGTCGagcccaaaaagtttgcaatggatatttgtctgaaactccttcatactgattttcagtaagtggtcagggcagcaagcgaattcatgtagatctagagcagcatcaagtttttcaaaatcaaagtccttcccatgccacgtggcgcatagggcggcgccagtccctgtttctgtagccctcagcctctcacctattacatagctagggttacagtggggggtggtaagtcctctggtaaccgcgagagtttgactccccactagcatttgtattgcagcatgcctcgccagatggcagtaggtaccatttttatgacagtCTGTGGTATGACCtggccgtgagtagaactcacgatctcccaatcaagaggtggacacgctaaccactaggccaactcgcagtagatgcagcaagttttttgggcacccaaaactgcttgtacgcctcgtgaacgctatctagccatccggacaggacacgagttatcagtcagatacaaatgtagcgacaccgtcatagccttgctgtcacagggtccccaCTTTGGCGtgagtacccaaggagaccagacatgtcgagacagttgccacagcagtgggttaattagtccacagaatattcataaatcagcttgtctactgaaagtgatgggttttgcagttctgcgtgagccaaataaggaaaatcccaGAAAGCAGAGGCAATCGGTGATGTCAGGGCCAGGCTAATTAGCATCGGTTTTGCCGCTGGGGCACCGGGATGAAGGGACATGGCGGGATTTAATAAAGGAAAACAAAGGCATGCagcgggctgtttattcacactactctctccttttcttccttgtaaatagtcaaaggactcccatcaTAACTTGGGGGagcacagcccccccccccccccccccccaaacataaTTTTAgataatttttttggggggtgataCCAACCTATatgcccccctgccccccctctgCTGCCACCACTGAAAGAGTACCTGagaaggtactgccccagtgacaagccatcatACCCCTAAATGTACATTTCATTTTCTGAGCATGTTATATAATTTTATAATTTACACTATTTCTCCCAAAACTCTTGAATTTTTTCCCTCACTTTGTTCCAAATCTTAAAAACTCCACATGATCCAAGCTCCTCTTCCTGACACCATATCACAAAGCATATCACAAAGGCCTGAATTCCATCAAATGGAATTAgaactacatgtgttttgtgtagCTGGAATCCCAAACCCCTTTttagccatgcacaccactggccCATTTGGGGGGAAAGGGACTACATGGGGGGGGGAGCACTGACACTGATTGTCAGTTCTAGTGGAGGCACATTGGGTGGGTTTGTGCAACTAGTGGTTGAAGGAGTCTTGTGTCTTGTGAACACTGATGTTTTTACAGGCGGGGTTACAGGAAGGGTCTCGGTGCTGTTATTCCAGGAACCGAAAGCAGAGTTTTggagatttttaaatttttttttgccttgcTTAAAAAAATATTGCATCAAAATCAGAAGATATTCCATGCAATATTTTTAAAGTCAAAAATGCTCTACAACTCAGGAACTCTAATTCCAGGAATCCCTTGCGCGACAGCTATTGTTGACTGGCCTTCTGATTAGACTCGCCTGGTTTTCATTATGCCTTCGTATAAATACATCTTACACTCCGTCTTTCATTGCTACATGTTGTTTGCTCACAGTttacatttcaaaacttttccctctTTCTGTGTCCATTCGTGTTTGATTTTGCCATCATTTTCGACATATAATATATAGTAGAGTGCAGGTTTTCGTAATGAAAATAATGAAACCATGATAAAGCAGATCTTTAAGGTGATATAGCTGACAAACTGTTGAAATGTTTAACTGGCAAAATTCAAATAGAATTTTTTTAATtggaaaaaatacagaaaaacactTAGTGCAATAAGCGATGCTCAGAATGATCCGATCACATGTTCAAAAATAATTATCATACAGTTGTCATGTATTCAGTGATGCTAATTAACCCCAAATCAAGACCAGCTGTTTCTGTCGGATTTTCTTTTCAtcttcttggtttcatctgactgctGAGACCATTGTCTACAAAGTGCTTACAAAGCATGTCGGGGATCTCACTGTCGAATGGTTTCGATCAGGagaatttccaaaacattagatGTATCGTGGACCACTGTGAAGGCCATCATCAACAAGGAGAGAAAATGGGGCGTCATGGTTTCCTTGCTAAGAACAGGACATCCTGATAAACTTATTGAAAGAACAAGAAGAAAATTGATCAGGGAAGCTGCCAAGAGACCTACAGCAAGATTGAAGGACATGCAGGAACATCGAGCAAGTATTGGTCACTTCATGCATGTGACAACAATGTCTCATATTCTTCACATGTCTAGGCTATGGGGTAAGCTGGCTCAACTGGAGACCTTTCTcacaggaaaaataaataaataaataaataaataaataaatatccaagCCCGTCACCTAGTTCACCACAAACCATGcaagaaaatgtgttatggtctgatgagaaCAAGGTCCAACTTTTATGATTCTAAAAGATATGTTTGGagcaaaaacaaaacactttCATACCCAAAGAACACCAAATCTGtgatgaagcatggtgatggcagcatcatgatatggggctgcTTCTCTATAGCTGGGACTGGAGCAATATCGAGAGACTCATGGATAGCTTTTCTATAGATAATATATAGTGTCGGTTTTTGTGATGAAAATAATGAAACCATGATAAATTAGTTATTGAAGGTGATACAGTATATCTGACGAGctgtttaacaaaattcaaatagAAATGATTTATgggaaaaaatacacaaaaacaatCAATCTGTCTATTTTGGCACAAAAACTTTGTTTGACAGCTCAAGAGAGAAAAATGTTGCCTTCCAGCACAATAACAACCCAAATCCAAATAAACAAAGGAATGACTTCAGAAGAAGATGATCACCGATttcgaatggcccagccagagcccaaatCTGATCAGAaacctgtggaatgacttgaagagggctgtgcacagggAATACTCTCACACTTTGATAGATCTGGAgtatttttgcaaggaagagtggaatcAGATTGTAAAATCGACCTGTGATAAGTTGGAAGACTCTTAGCCCAATAGACAGAGTGCTGTGTTACAAGAAAAATGTTTTAACAAAGTATTATTTCCAGGGTGAGCACAGGTTATTGCAagttgtttctttttctttttctccgtaAAATGTTTATTTGTTTCCAACGTGCTTATCATATTAAGGTTGAAAAGATCTgtgatgggtttcccaaaagcctctgaatgctaagagcatcttaactaggagagtgagCATTCATTATGCTGACCTTTCATTATGATgacctttgtgctgcgatgcttttaggAAACTCAGACCTGACCTTTTATCTTCTTCACTGTAAGTGAAATAATGAGAGAAACTAACACTTGACCATGGAACAGCTGAGCAGCCAATTTTTCAATTACTTTTGGCCCCTCAAAAGGGGTGTGGATGTCTTTGATGAAAAGTGCTGTAGTTCCGACACCGATCACCTGATTTGAATGTAAATACTCTCAAATAAACGCTAAAAAGTCTTCACAGATTCATGAtgtaatttataaataaattaaaggggaagccatggcctcatggttcAAGAAGCAGCTAGAGGACCATAAGgttcgatttcctggaccagcaggaatggctgatgtgcccttgagcaaggcaccgaacccccaactgctctccaggctgatctgggtatgttgcacgtcgctctggataagagcgtctgcgaaATGCGATTAATGTAATTTAAACTCCATTTAAAAATCAACTGTGGTAAAACAACTTTTCTTTTTGCAAATGTTCATCTAGTGTGCTATGATCACAACATGCTTTCTTTGAACATTCTACCCAGAATTCCTGTGTGACAGCTAAGCTGCGAGATTTCCTGTATGTGCTGGAGAATCTGCCATTTAATCACTGCAGGACCCGACCTCGTATCATCATTTTGAAACGCAAAATCCGCATCCTCTTCGAGATCATAAGCCGTGTGTGCTACCGGGTATGGTGCTTTTATCACACCTCACTGTCAACACATTCTAACTATATTATCACCATATAATCACAATGTAGTCAACACCTATATACAGTAATCAACACATTGTCAATATATTTAACTAAATCATTCAAATTAAATCATAGTAcaaccacaaatcagaaaaagtagggatggtatggaaactgcaaatatttctacatttatttcgatttgtatttcattgcagacagtctgaacccaagatatttcgtgttttgtctggtcaacttattttcatttgttaatatacacccATTTCTGAGGTTCAGGCCTGTAATACAttgcaaaaaaagttgggatggggcaatttagagctagtactgaggtaaaacaatgaaataatgatgtgatttgaaacaggtgatgtcaataaGTGATCGTAATCATGATTTCGTACAAAATCAGTatacaggaaaggcctagtctttgagtaaCCAGAGATGGGCcgaagatctccagtttgtcaacaaatgtgtgagaagattattgaaatatttaaaaccaatgttcctcaaagaaagatacaaagggatttggatatttcaccctctctgGTGCATAATCTCATGAAACAATTAAAGGAATCTAGAGAAATTTCagcgtgtaaagggcaagggctcaagacaaagctgaacacctgtgatctctgatccctcacacggcactgtatcaagaactgtccttcatctatagctgatataaccacattggctcgggattactttggcaaacatttgtcaagcactacaatacagaattATATCCAAAAATGcccgttaaaactttactgtgcaaaaaggaagccttaagttaactgtgtccaaaagcgccgtcgacttctctggactcggaggcatctgggatggaccatcacacagttgaaatgtgtattgtggtcagatgaatcagtattccaggtcttttctgAAAGAAATGGACACAATGTGCTCAGGACCAAAGCTGAAAATGGCCATCTAGACTGTAacaagcaacaagtccaaaagccagggtgtctcATGGTATGAGGTGGTGTCAGTCCCCTTaggaaaggtaacttacacttctgtgatggcagtatTCATGCAGAAAAGTTGATATTTTGAAgcgacatctgctgccttcaagatgacatcttttccagggatatttcaacaagacaatgcaaaaccacattattcacacattacaaaggcatggctgtggaggaagagagtgcctgtcccctctgtctccaatagagaattcatggcgaattttgaaatgaaaaataaatgaCAACGacaaccccgtactgttgcacaccaaaagacctgtttgcaggaacaaggggacaaaacacctgaaatgttttatcacttggtgtcttcagtcccaaaacatctttgaagtgttgtgagaaagaaCGGCAACATGACAAagtagtaaatgctttactgtcccaaggtttctttgaaatgtgttgcaagaattaaaatttaaatgtctttgtgttggggggggaa
This genomic interval from Neoarius graeffei isolate fNeoGra1 chromosome 20, fNeoGra1.pri, whole genome shotgun sequence contains the following:
- the LOC132868413 gene encoding cytokine-like protein 1 translates to MRSARAHCLFIFFGLVALSGVRVGKCAPPTCYSRALQLSKEIMDLLEKTHRSPRTKDCAQIFPKMFLDVHNSCVTAKLRDFLYVLENLPFNHCRTRPRIIILKRKIRILFEIISRVCYRDLVYLSNDCDALDTGISHPRYTEDTLQLLEETS